The proteins below are encoded in one region of Equus caballus isolate H_3958 breed thoroughbred chromosome 18, TB-T2T, whole genome shotgun sequence:
- the TSN gene encoding translin isoform X1, with translation MSVSEIFVELQGFLAAEQDIREEIRKVVQSLEQTAREILTLLQGVHQGAGFQDIPKRCLKAREHFGTVKTHLTSLKTKFPAEQYYRFHEHWRFVLQRLVFLAAFVVYLESETLVTREAVTEILGIEPDREKGFHLDVEDYLSGVLILASELSRLSVNSVTAGDYSRPLHISTFINELDSGFRLLNLKNDSLRKRYDGLKYDVKKVEEVVYDLSIRGFNKETAAACVEK, from the exons ATGTCTGTGAGCGAGATCTTCGTGGAGCTGCAGGGCTTTTTGGCTGCCGAGCAGGACATCCGAGAG gAAATCCGAAAAGTTGTCCAGAGTTTAGAACAAACAGCTCGAGAGATTTTAACTCTACTGCAAGGGGTCCATCAGGGTGCTGGGTTTCAGGACA TTCCAAAGAGGTGTTTGAAAGCTCGAGAACATTTTGGTACAGTAAAAACACATCTAACATCTTTGAAGACCAAGTTCCCTGCTGAACAGTATTACAG GTTTCACGAGCACTGGAGGTTCGTGTTGCAGCGCTTGGTCTTCTTGGCAGCGTTTGTTGTGTACTTGGAGTCAGAAACGCTAGTGACTCGAGAAGCGGTGACAGAAATTCTTGGCA ttgagCCAGATCGAGAGAAAGGATTTCATCTGGATGTAGAAGATTATCTCTCAGGAGTTCTCATTCTTGCTAGTGAACTG TCAAGGCTGTCAGTCAACAGTGTGACTGCTGGAGACTACTCCCGGCCCCTTCACATCTCCACCTTCATCAATGAGCTGGATTCCGGTTTCCGCCTTCTCAACCTGAAAAATGACTCCCTGAGGAAGCGCTACGACGGCTTGAAGTATGACGTGAAGAAAGTAGAGGAGGTGGTCTACGATCTCTCCATCCGGGGCTTCAATAAGGAGACGGCAGCGGCTTGTGTAGAGAAATAG
- the TSN gene encoding translin isoform X2 encodes MSVSEIFVELQGFLAAEQDIREEIRKVVQSLEQTAREILTLLQGVHQGAGFQDIPKRCLKAREHFGTVKTHLTSLKTKFPAEQYYRFHEHWRFVLQRLVFLAAFVVYLESETLVTREAVTEILGSKCLVEPDREKGFHLDVEDYLSGVLILASELSRLSVNSVTAGDYSRPLHISTFINELDSGFRLLNLKNDSLRKRYDGLKYDVKKVEEVVYDLSIRGFNKETAAACVEK; translated from the exons ATGTCTGTGAGCGAGATCTTCGTGGAGCTGCAGGGCTTTTTGGCTGCCGAGCAGGACATCCGAGAG gAAATCCGAAAAGTTGTCCAGAGTTTAGAACAAACAGCTCGAGAGATTTTAACTCTACTGCAAGGGGTCCATCAGGGTGCTGGGTTTCAGGACA TTCCAAAGAGGTGTTTGAAAGCTCGAGAACATTTTGGTACAGTAAAAACACATCTAACATCTTTGAAGACCAAGTTCCCTGCTGAACAGTATTACAG GTTTCACGAGCACTGGAGGTTCGTGTTGCAGCGCTTGGTCTTCTTGGCAGCGTTTGTTGTGTACTTGGAGTCAGAAACGCTAGTGACTCGAGAAGCGGTGACAGAAATTCTTGGCAGTAAGTGTCTTG ttgagCCAGATCGAGAGAAAGGATTTCATCTGGATGTAGAAGATTATCTCTCAGGAGTTCTCATTCTTGCTAGTGAACTG TCAAGGCTGTCAGTCAACAGTGTGACTGCTGGAGACTACTCCCGGCCCCTTCACATCTCCACCTTCATCAATGAGCTGGATTCCGGTTTCCGCCTTCTCAACCTGAAAAATGACTCCCTGAGGAAGCGCTACGACGGCTTGAAGTATGACGTGAAGAAAGTAGAGGAGGTGGTCTACGATCTCTCCATCCGGGGCTTCAATAAGGAGACGGCAGCGGCTTGTGTAGAGAAATAG
- the TSN gene encoding translin isoform X3: MSVSEIFVELQGFLAAEQDIREEIRKVVQSLEQTAREILTLLQGVHQGAGFQDIPKRCLKAREHFGTVKTHLTSLKTKFPAEQYYRFHEHWRFVLQRLVFLAAFVVYLESETLVTREAVTEILGIKAVSQQCDCWRLLPAPSHLHLHQ, from the exons ATGTCTGTGAGCGAGATCTTCGTGGAGCTGCAGGGCTTTTTGGCTGCCGAGCAGGACATCCGAGAG gAAATCCGAAAAGTTGTCCAGAGTTTAGAACAAACAGCTCGAGAGATTTTAACTCTACTGCAAGGGGTCCATCAGGGTGCTGGGTTTCAGGACA TTCCAAAGAGGTGTTTGAAAGCTCGAGAACATTTTGGTACAGTAAAAACACATCTAACATCTTTGAAGACCAAGTTCCCTGCTGAACAGTATTACAG GTTTCACGAGCACTGGAGGTTCGTGTTGCAGCGCTTGGTCTTCTTGGCAGCGTTTGTTGTGTACTTGGAGTCAGAAACGCTAGTGACTCGAGAAGCGGTGACAGAAATTCTTGGCA TCAAGGCTGTCAGTCAACAGTGTGACTGCTGGAGACTACTCCCGGCCCCTTCACATCTCCACCTTCATCAATGA